The genome window TGCTCATCCAGTGGCGTTAAGAACCCCGTCCTGCCGTCTGCCACAATTTCATCCACCCCCGGAGCCTGCACCGCTACCACCGGAACCCCCGCCGCCTGGGCTTCCATCACTGTGAGTGGATGAACCTCACTCAACGAAGCCGTGACAAATACATCTGCGATGGCAAGGTAATCCGGCACCTGATCATAGGGCACATTTCCTGCAAAAATCACACGATCTTGCACGTTCCTAACCGTAACCATATGCTCAAGACGTTCCCGCTCTTTACCATCTCCCGCGAAAACCAGGCAGGTATTGGGAAAACTGTCCAGGTGATTCAAAAAAGCCTGCAAGAGAAAACGGGGATTTTTCTCCGCCGTCAACCTCCCTAAAGATAAAATCACCTTCTTCCCCAACAATTGCGCATACAATGGACAGCGTTCTTTTTGCCCCTGGCGCAATCTTTCTACCTCAATCCCATTCGGAATAATCACCCCTTGTACATCCAGTGCAAGACGGGCAAGCATTTCCTGGACACTGCGAGATGGGAAAATCACCCGCTGCATTTGTTTGTAAAAGGAAGCCAGGGTTTTTCTCAGAAAGGGTTTCTGCAAATGTTCCGGAATAAACGGTAAGTAGTACCGAAAATAAAGATCATAGCGGGTGTGATTGGTAAACACCAGCGGAACTTGCCTGCCGGATAACATGCGGGCAACCAGCGGTCCGGTCAGAAATGGATGATTCAGATGCACAACATCCATACCTTCCAACAGGGATTGCACTCGGGATGAGAATCGCGTGCCAAGATAAAAGCCATTGGGGAGTGCTATTCCCGGAGAATACACCACATGGTCTTCGTCAGGATTATATGAGGGATCACCAAAAGAAACCACATAAACCTCGTGCCCCCATTGCTCCAGAACGCGTTTCCACAAGGTGATACAATGGGTAACCCCGCTGATGTAAGGTTTGTACGAGTCGGCAACGAAAGCGATGCGCATATTGCTTCTGAAGGCAAATTATAACGAATCCCCGTGTATTTCGTACCTCTTTTACAAACTTCCTGAAGGATTGACAAAAGAGTCCTGGTTTATTAAAATGAAAATCAGTTTCAATAAGAAAGGCAATGATGGAGCATTCAGCCTCTGATTTACCCAGCCAATGGCTTCAAGCCCTTCAGAACGATGGTTGCCGTATCACCCATGCGCGCAGAGCCATTGTAAACTTGCTTATCCAAAGCGATCGAGCACTGGGCCCAATTGAAATTTACGATCTGGCACGCAAAGAATATTCTGCGCTGGGTCTGGTGACGGTTTATCGAACCCTGGAAAAATTAGAGGAACTGGGATTGATTCAGCGAGTCCACATGCCTGATGGATGTCATCGCTATCTCAAATCTGCACAAGGGCATGAGCATCTCTTGTTGTGTACCAAATGTGGCAAAACCGTAACTTTTCGCGGAGACGATTTAAACCAACTGAATCTGAACGTCAGCCAGAAAACCGGTTTTGTCATTCATGACCACTGGTTGCAATTGTTTGGACTGTGCCCAAAGTGTCAGGGGAATACCTGAATTTTTTATTGTTCTTTATTGAAAATGATATTCATTAACTTATGGAGGTAAAGCACATGTACACCAAAAATTTCCTCAAAATTCTATTTGTTCTGGTTCTGGGTAGCGTTCTCATGGGCTGTCAAACGGTCTCAACCTCCCCAGCAGAGAATGGTCGTTTATCTGTAGCCGCTACCACCAGCATTGTGGCAGATGTCGTACAACAAATTGGTGGGGATTCCATCAACGTTCATCAGGTGATTCCGAATGGAACGGACCCCCACAGTTTCTCCCCCACTCCACGCGACCTTTCACAAATTAGCGGAGTCAAAGTTGTATTTGTGAATGGCGCAGGATTGGAAGAAACGCTTTTAAAGGTACTGAAAAATACTGTCCCCGATGCTACCCTCATTGAAGTCTCTCAGAATAACCCTCTGATCGAAGGACATGAACATCCACACGGAGATGAAGCGGGGATGGGAGAAACACATACCACAGAAGGTGAAGAAGGTCACCCCCTTGACCCTCATACCTGGACGGATCCCAATAATGTGATGCAATGGGTGGATATCATCGTCACAGAGCTCTCCCGACTGGATCCCGCTCATCAGCAGATGTACCAGAAGAATGGGGAAGCCTACAAAAATCAATTGAAAGAAGCGGATGGTTGGATTCAGGAGCAGGTAGCCCAAATCCCCGCTGAGAACCGCAAACTGGTCACTGATCATCTGGCATGGGGATATTTTGCCAAACGGTATGGATTTGAGCAAATTGGTGCCATCATTCCAGGCTTTTCGACCCTGGCAGAGCCTTCTGCGCAGGAAATTGCGGCACTGGAAGAGCAAATTCGCAGCCAAAACATCCGCGCGATTTTTGTGGGCAACCAGAGTAACCCGGCTTTGGCAAAGCGTATCGCTGAAGATACAGGAGCAAAAGTGGTTCCGCTCTACGTGGGAACGTTGAGCGACTCGGATGGCCCGGCAGCCACATATCTGGCATATCTCCGTTATAATGTAAATGCCATTGTGGACGCCCTGAAATAAGCAGGTGCAACGTGGAAAAAATCAATCAGGGAAAGCCCTGCTTTCCCTGATTTTTAAGTTGAAAGGTAAACAACATGACAAAGTCATCTCAGGGTCTTTTCTTCTTTCCGCCCCACCTTCCCCATCAGACCGATAAACCCATCGTCAGTGTGAAAGGGGTAAGTCTGATATATTCCAACGGACCAGCACTGGAAAATATCCATTTTGACGTGGTTGTCGGAGAAAGACTGGCAGTGATTGGACCCAACGGCGCAGGGAAAAGCACCCTGTTTAAGATCATTGCGGGTGTCCTGCCCCCTACCGAGGGACGTGTGGAAGTTTACGGGAATGAACCGGGAAAACACATCTGCATTGCCTATGTGCCACAACGAAGTCAGGTAGATTGGTCGTTTCCGGTCAGCGTGGCTGATGTGGTGATGATGGGACGGATTGGTAAAATCGGCATATTCCGCCGTCCCACCAGAAAGGACTGGGAGATCGTCTATCAAGCGCTGGAAACCGTGCAATTGCAAGACTATGCGAAACGTCAAATCCGCCAGTTGTCTGGTGGACAACAGCAACGGGTGTTCATCGCCCGCGCTTTAGCTCAGGAAGCGGAATTAATCCTGATGGATGAGCCATTTACGGGGTTAGATTTCCCTGCCCGGCAAACCATTCTCAATATTCTGGACATTCTGAAAGAAAAACACGTGACCGTTCTGGTGGCTCTGCACGACCTGAAAACCGCCGCCGAGCATTTTGATCGCATTCTATTGTTAAATCATCGGCTCATTGCCATTGGTCAGCCCTCTGAGGTGCTCATCCCCTCTCATCTGCTCTATGCCTACGGTGGACAATTGAGTTTGATACCTGCTGAAGAAGGTACCTGGGCAATGGAAGATACCTGTTGCGAGGAAGGAGAGCATTCCCATGCTTGATTGGCTGATTCAACCCTTACAATACCCCTTCATGGTGCGTGGAATCGGCGCGGCAGTGCTGGTAGGAATCGTCTGCGCAGTGGTAGGGTCATTCATTGTCCTGCGCGGCATGGCGTTTTTCGGCGATGCTCTGGCTCATGCGATTCTCCCCGGATTAGCAGTAGGATATTTGGTGGGTGGCGGGGATCGCCAGGTGCTTTTCTGGTGGGCGTTGGGCACGGCTATCGTCAGCGGGCTGTCCATTGGAGCCGTTTCCCGCTCTACAAGGATTCGGGAAGATACCGCTATCGGGATCATCTTTGCAGGGATGTTTGCGCTCGGGATTGCGCTGATTTCGACCGTGCGAAGTTACACTGTGGACCTGGCACATTTTTTATTTGGTGATATTCTGGGAGTTACCTCTACAGATATCAACCTGATTCTGATTTTCAGCAGTGTGGTCATTGGATTGATTTTCCTGTTCTACAAGGAATTTGTTCTGCTTTCTTTTGATCCGGTACTGGCAACAACCCTGCGCCTGCCGGTGCGGTTTCTGGATAACCTCCTGCTGGTGTTGATTGCTATTACCATCGTGGTTTCCCTGCAAACGGTAGGTGTAGCCTTGATGGTTGCCATGCTGATCACCCCAGCGGCAACAGCTTATTTGCTCAGCAAACGTCTGCCCGTGATGATGACGCTGGCGGCTATCATTGCCTCTTTTTCGGGGATTGCCGGGTTATACCTCTCCTATTATCTGAACATTGCCTCTGGTGCGGCGATTGTCCTGACAACAACGTTTATCTTTTTGCTGGTTTGGAGTGCGCAGGTTCTCTGGCAACAAAAAAGCAAGAAACTTGACTGAGAGCCAAGCCCATATTGTCTTTATGAATGTATAATGGAGAATAAGATTCCACAATATGGGGAGGCAGGGCATGGAAATTTTAGGGATTGATATCGGAGGATCCGGCATCAAAGGGGCTCCGGTGGATGTAGAAACCGGCCAGTTAACCGCCGAGCGATACCGCTTACCCACCCCCGAAAATGCCTTACCTGAAGAAGTGGCTCTGGTAGTTGCCCAAATTGTCGAACACTTTCAGTGGAAAGGTCGTGTAGGGGCAGGATTTCCTGCTGCCATCAAGCACGGCGTGGCACAGACGGCCGCAAACATCCACCCTACATGGATTGGACTTCATGCTGGCAACCTTTTCAGCGAAAAATGCGGATGTCCTGTCTCAGTGTTGAATGATGCGGATGCTGCCGGACTGGCGGAAATGATCTTTGGGGCAGGAAAAGGCCAGAAAGGGGTGGTGCTGATGATTACCATTGGCACTGGCATCGGGACAGCCCTGTTCACCGATGGGATATTGGTCCCTAATACCGAGTTGGGACATATTGAAATTCGGGGCAAAGATGCCGAACAGCGCTCTTCGGAAGCCGCCCGCCAGCGGAAGGATTGGACCTGGCAACAATGGGCAAAGCGTCTGAATGAGCATTTGGAGCGCCTGGAAGCCCTGTTCTGGCCCGATTTATTCATCCTTGGTGGAGGGGCAGTAAAAAATCATGAAAAGTTCTTCCCTTATCTAAAACTGCGTACTCCCTTTGTTGCAGCAAAATTGGGGAATCTGGCTGGGATTGTAGGCGCAGCGTGGTATGCTCACACCCAGGAAACGCAAGCCTGATTCTTTGCGGAATATATCTTAAGCAAATCAGGGCGATGACTCGCCCTGATTTTAATTCCACGCAAAAGAACAATTACTTAGCGGCTGAGTAGCCAGGGCCCTTGGTGAAGAACTCGCGATTGATTTCGATAGCAGGGGTAAGGTCAACAACCTCGCCGGCATGCAATACTTTGGTCGCTTCCAGATGCACTGGATCACCATCATGATTGACACCATCGTAAACCTGGTCAAATCCCGGGGTGCCTACCGGCATAGAAAGACGCTGTCCTTCTTTGGCTTTGAACTGTGAAGGCACTTCATCTTCAGGGAAAATGGCTTCCCATGGACATTCCGGCACGCACGCCCCGCAATCAATGCAGGTATCGGGGTCAATGTAGTACCAGGGCCATTCATCTACAGGCTGCCCGGGAACAATGCACTCAACCGGACAAACAGTGGCACAGCCCCCATCCCGGAGGCACAGGCTGGTGATTACGTGAGTCATGGCTTCCTCCTTTGGTTTATGGAAATCGCAGAAACTTACTTTCCATTATACCGTTTTTCTGCTTCTTCCCAATTCACCAAATTCCACCAATTGCTCAGGTATTCTGCACGGCGATTCTGGTACTTCAGGTAGTAGGCATGTTCCCAGACATCAACACCAATGATGGGGTACAAACCTTCCGCCAACGGGGTATCCTGATTCGGGGTAGAGTGAATGACCAGTGTGCCATCGGCTTTTTTGCTCAGCCATGCCCAACCAGAACCAAAGCGTCCCAACCCGGCTTTTTCCAATTGCTCTTTGAAGGAGGCAAAGGAACCAAAGGTCTTTTCAATGGCTCTGGCTAAATTGCCCACCGGTTCCCCCCCCCGATTGGGTCCCATGATAGCCCAGTAGATATTGTGGTTGAAGACACCACCCCCATTGTTGCGAACAGTCATGCGGATCTCCTCAGGGATTTCATCCAGATGGCTGAGAATTTTCTCGAGGGGCCACTCAAAAAACTGTGGGGCTTTCTCCAGCGCAGTATTGAGGTTGTTGAGATAGGTCATGTGATGCTTGCTGTAGTGCAATTCCACCGTTCGAGCGTCAATATACGGCTCAAGAGCATCATATGCATAAGGAAGAGGGGGAAGTTCGAATGCCATTTTATCCTCCGTAATATATAATGGGTCAAATTCGAAAACGTAAATCAGGGAAGAACCCTGAAAACCGACTGCTGTAATTCTAATAAAAAAGATGAGGTTTGTCAAAATAAAACCATGACTTCTCTCCACAAACCTTTTACAGAATTCCGTCTGCCTCCTTATCTGGTGCTGGTGATTGGGGTTTTCTGCGTTTCAACAGCTTCGATTTTGATTCGGCTGGTTCAAAACGAAGCGAGTGCGCTCACCATCGCAGCATATCGAATGGTTTTATCGGTGTTAATTCTCTTTCCGCTTGCCTGGCAAAAAAGAGAAGAATGGCTATCCCTCCCCCACTCCTCTTTGAAATTCATTGGCTTAGGTGGGATATTTCTGGCTTTGCACTTTGCCTTTTGGATTTCCTCCCTGAGATTTACATCGGTCACCAGTTCTGTGGTACTGGTTACCACCACCCCGTTATGGGTTGCTCTGGTCTCCCCGCTTGTCCTTAAGGAGCACCCCAGCGCCAGAACCTGGGCAGGTCTGACCATTGGAATCACGGGCGGGGTGATCGTCAGCCTGGCTCAGGGTTGTACATGGCAAGCCTGGGCTCTTTCCTGCCCAGATTTCGCCTCCTTCTTTCAAGGGAAAGCCTTCCTTGGAAACATCATGGCTTTAATCGGTGCATGGATGGCATCGGGATATATGGTGGTAGGCAGAAAAGTCCGCGCTGGATTGTCCCTCATCAGTTACGTGTTTATGGTATATGCTGTCTCTGCCTTTGTCTTGTTAATCTTCGCTATCCTCGCGCAGGAAAAAATTCTTGGTTTTTCTCCACTCACGTATGTTTATCTGCTTGGGTTGGCAATCATTCCTCAATTGCTTGGGCATAGTTCTTATAATTATGCCTTGGGCTACCTCCCGGCAGCTTTTGTCGCCTTAACCATCCTGTTAGAACCCATTGGAGCCTCCCTGCTTGCCATGGCAATCCTGCGAGAGTTTCCCAATACACTGGAAATTCTGGGCGGGTTGATCATTCTTCTGGGAGTGGGATTGACTTCTCTACCTGCAAAAAAATAAGCGCCTTCCGGCGCTTATTCGCTTCTATGTCCACTTCTTGACCACTTTGGGAGGTTTCATATGTTCGGGAAGCCGCCCATAGAGGTAGTTTATTTCCTTGATTCGATTCTTCAGCCCATCATCCAGCATAAAGGCCTCATAGCGCCATCCCCAGTTGCCTGCAGGACGTCCCGGATAATTCATCCGCGCTTCAGGACCTAACTTCAAGAAATCCTGCAAGGGAGCAATGGCAAACATCGCCACGCTACTCCAAACCGCGCGAATCATATCCCAGGCAATATCTTCGCCTGAGCGGGCCAGATAGCGGCGAACAAAATCCCGCTCTTTTTCCGGGGCACTGTTATACCACCCAATTGCCGTATCGTTGTCATGAGTGCCGGTATATGCCACACAGTTTTGCACGTAATTGTGCGGCAGGAAAGGATCATCTGCATCCGAAGCAAAAGCAAACTGGAAAATTTTCATTCCCGGCAAGCCCAGTTGTTCACGCAGTTCAATGACATCGGGAGTGATTTCTCCCAAATCTTCGGCGATAATCGGCAACCCACCCAACGCATTGCGAATGGCTTCAAACAAGGCAATTCCCGGTCCGGGAACCCACCTGCCCTTTTCTGCCGTAGGCATGCCATAAGGCACTTCCCAGTACCCGGCAAAGCCGCGGAAATGATCCAGACGGACGATATCCACCATGGCAAAGGTGGCTTTCAGGCGCTCAAGCCACCAGGCAAAGCCCGTCTCGCGGTGATAATCCCAGCGATATAGAGGATTGCCCCACAATTGCCCCGTAGCAGAGAAATAATCCGGAGGAACGCCGGCAACAACGGTAGGCTTACCGGTTTCATCCAGATAGAACAAGTCTGGATGAGACCATACATCCGCGCTGTCGTATGCCACAAAAATCGGGACATCGCCAATGATTTGAACACCCTTTTCATGAGCGTACTGACGCAGTGCCTGCCACTGACGGAAAAAGAGGAATTGGCGGAACGAATGGCGCTCCACATCCACCTCATGGGCGCGATGAAAAGCATTGAGGGCTTCAGGGTCACGTTTCCGTAACGGTTCAGGCCAGTAATCCCAGGAAGCTCCACCATGGGCTTCCTTAATCGCCATGAATAGGCTGAAATCCAGCAACCAGGCACGTTGCTCTTCCTTGAAAGCCTCAAAAGCGGCTTTGCGTTTCTGGGAAGTCGAACGCTTGAAACGCACATAGGCGCGATCCAGGAGGGTCAATTTCCATTGAATGACGGGGCCGTAATCTACCCGGCTTGCCGGAAATTCAGGACGATCGGCAAGGTCTTCACTGGTCAACAAACCTTCATCCAGCAACAAAGCGGGGCTGACCAGATAAGGGTTACCCGCAAACGCAGAGAAGCACTGATAAGGCGAATCTCCAAATCCGGTGGGTCCCAAAGGCAATATTTGCCACAGGGAACAGCCTGACTCGGCGAGAAAATTCACCCAGCGGTAGGCTTCGGGGCCCAAATCACCAATTCCATCGGGACCTGGGAGGCTGGTAGGATGTAAAAGAATTCCAGAGGCACGCTTAAAGAGGCTCATGACCTTCTCCTCAAAAAAATCGGTGTAATTATAACCATAAAAGCCGATAAAGGCGATAGTACTCCTGCGCTGAACGGCTCCAGGAAAAATCCTGTTGCATGGCATTCCGCTGACGCATTTCCCACCCTGTAGAGTCTTCATAGGCTACTATGGCACGCCGTAGGGCCTCCGCAAGCGCCTCGGGGGTGGCTTCGTTGAACAAAAAGCCAGTACTCATCGAGGGATCAGGCAAATCGGAAATGGTATCTCTTAACCCACCGGTAGCTCTTGCTACAGGAATACACCCATACCGCATGGCAATCAATTGTGCCAAGCCACAGGGTTCATACCGCGAAGGCATGAGAAGCATGTCAGCGCCGGCATAAATTTGATGAGAAAGTCTCAGGTCAAACTTAATGACTACGCGCACCCTCTCCGGAAATTCTCTCTCCAGATTTCTGGCGCTTTCTTCCAGAACCGGGTCACCGCTTCCCAGCAGAACTGCCTGCCAGGGTTGCTCTGCCATCATCCGCAAAGCCCCAATTGCCAGATCAATCCCCTTCTGCCGATCAAATCGCCCAATCAGTCCCAACAAGGGGGCTTCCTCTTCAGGAACCAAACCCAATTGATCCAGCAAGGCTTGCTTGTTAGGCAAACGGTCTCGCGGATTTTCCGCCGAAAATTTTCGCAGGATAAATGAATCCTCTTGAGGGTTCCAGATTTGAGTATCCAGTCCGTTCAGGATACCAAACAGGGTTGAGGAACGAGAACGCAGGAAATCTTCCAAACCACAACCAAACTCTGAGGTCAGCATTTCACGGCTATAGGTAGGCGAAACCGTGCTGAGAAAATCCGCTGTCGATAATGCCATGGGTAACGGGAGAGACTTTCCCCACCAGGGCAGGCGGATATCCTCACTCGGCGGGATGGCATATTCGGGCAACACTTTTTCCGCGCCTGCCCCCATGTACGGAAGATTGTGAATGGTGAAGAGGCTCTTGATCCCCCGGTAAAAGTCGTCCTGATCGCGACGTCTGGCAAGTTCATACACCGCAATGGCGGTGTGCCAGTCGTGAGCATGCAATACATGTGGCTTCCAACCCAGGGCTTGGATCATTTCCAGCACAGCCAGCGAGAAGAATATATACTTGTCAGCATCCTGAGCAGAGTCCAGGCTGTAAACCGTGGAGGCTCTGGAAATTGGCTCCCCATCAATCAGATAGACCGGGTATCCGGCAATTTCCGAAAGATAAATCCGCGCTTCCACAGTACCCTCTCGCTTAGGCACCTGAACCACAACCAGAGGCTCTTGAGCGGCTACCTCACGCGCAATAACCGGGTGAAACGGCAAAACCAGACGGACATCCAGGGAATTTCCTTCAAGGACGTCCTTGGGAAGTTTAAGCAGGGCTTTCGGGAGAGAGCCGGCTACATCGCCTAACCCCCCAACCTTGACGTAAGGTTCTGCCTCAGCCGAAACCATCAAGACACGAAATGGTTGTGCCATTTTCCACCCCTTTCCTGAAATCATTTGAGCATGTCAATGTAATCCACACTGACAGGTTCGCCCTTTCCACCGCTTAAAGCCGAGAGCAGTTCTACCGCCAGCGCGGTCTTCTTCTGAGCATCCGCACGGCTCCACGTACGCGACTTAATTTCCAGAAACTTGCCCAATTCCGGTTGAGAAACGGTATCCAGATTGACAAAAAACTCGGTGTCTTTATAGTGAATCAGGAAACGCAAACGGTCCTTCTGAATCTCAACCTCACGCACTGGTTTGAAATACTCCCGGTAGAACCTCAAGGTATGAGTTGCCGGAGCAAGGTAACGGCTGCGGGAAAGCATAACCGATTGTTCATGATGTTCATGAGTACCGATTAAAGTGAGCCTGGTGCGCACATTGGTGACATTCCCCCTATCATCAATAAATTCATCCTCGCGATAACGCAAAATGCCCTGCTGAGCATCACTGAAGAAGAAATAGGTATCATATTCCCGATAATGTCGTTTTCTTTCAATCTGGATAGAGGGATGCTTCAGTGCCTTAAGAATGGAGTCCAGGTCCTCCACCTTTACTTTGGCTTGAATCTCGAAGGATTCTTCCTCCATGGCTCCACCAATCGCGATGAGTTTCGACAACACTGACTGTTCACGGCGCATCAGGAAAATATCAATCTGACGGGCGTATTCCTGCCCGGCTTTGAGCAATTCCTCTTCCTGCAAGGTGAGCAACTGACGATCACGCATTAACCAGCGCCCGTTGACCATTACATCGGTGACATCGGTGGATTTTGCGGCATAGACCAGTTGGGAATAAACCCCATTGGGATCGCGGGTAAAGCGAGGGGAGTTGTGCAAAGGTGAGAGATCCACCAGAATTAAATCGGCGCGCTTTCCCGGTTCCAGCGAGCCAATCCACTCGCTCATGTGCATAGCCTGGGCGCCCAAGCGAGTTGCCATCAGCAAGGCCGTTTGCGCAGGCAGGGCTGTAGGATCTCCAGTAGAGACCTTAGCCAAAAACGCCGCCAGACGGATTTCCTCAAACATGTCCAGGTCGTTATTGGAAGCAGGGCCATCGGTTCCAATGCCAACGTTCAAACCGACTTCCAGCATTTTTTGCACCGGGGCTACTCCCGAGGCAAGTTTCAGGTTTGAAGAGGGGTTATGGGCTACACCCGCCCGAGCATGGTAGAGGGTGCGCATTTCGCCTTCATCAATGTGGACGCAGTGTGCCGCCAGGACTTTGGCTTCAAATAAGCCCTGTTTTTTAACATACGGGATGACCGGCATGCCCTCATCACGACGCATGTTCTCGACTTCCTGAGCCGTTTCGCTCAGGTGGGTATGAAGTGGAACATCATACTCCGCCGCCAGTTGGGCGGAGGCGCGCAGAATTTCATCGGTACAGGTGTAGGGAGCGTGTGGAGCAACTGCAGGTACGATTAAAGGATGCCCTTTCCAGCGCTCGATAAACTCCCGAGCGGCTGCCAGCGATTCCTCGTAAGAACCGGCATCGGGGCTGGGGAATTTCAACACCGTTTGCCCGCAGAGGGCGCGCATCCCTGCTTCGGTGGCGGCTTTGGCTACATCTTCCTCAAAATAATACAT of Anaerolinea thermophila UNI-1 contains these proteins:
- a CDS encoding DMT family transporter, whose translation is MTSLHKPFTEFRLPPYLVLVIGVFCVSTASILIRLVQNEASALTIAAYRMVLSVLILFPLAWQKREEWLSLPHSSLKFIGLGGIFLALHFAFWISSLRFTSVTSSVVLVTTTPLWVALVSPLVLKEHPSARTWAGLTIGITGGVIVSLAQGCTWQAWALSCPDFASFFQGKAFLGNIMALIGAWMASGYMVVGRKVRAGLSLISYVFMVYAVSAFVLLIFAILAQEKILGFSPLTYVYLLGLAIIPQLLGHSSYNYALGYLPAAFVALTILLEPIGASLLAMAILREFPNTLEILGGLIILLGVGLTSLPAKK
- a CDS encoding glycosyltransferase, translated to MRIAFVADSYKPYISGVTHCITLWKRVLEQWGHEVYVVSFGDPSYNPDEDHVVYSPGIALPNGFYLGTRFSSRVQSLLEGMDVVHLNHPFLTGPLVARMLSGRQVPLVFTNHTRYDLYFRYYLPFIPEHLQKPFLRKTLASFYKQMQRVIFPSRSVQEMLARLALDVQGVIIPNGIEVERLRQGQKERCPLYAQLLGKKVILSLGRLTAEKNPRFLLQAFLNHLDSFPNTCLVFAGDGKERERLEHMVTVRNVQDRVIFAGNVPYDQVPDYLAIADVFVTASLSEVHPLTVMEAQAAGVPVVAVQAPGVDEIVADGRTGFLTPLDEHLFAGKLASLCRDEDLRTQFSRQTLAHSESFRVEHTVRRMLEEYERVLQ
- a CDS encoding metal ABC transporter ATP-binding protein, producing the protein MTKSSQGLFFFPPHLPHQTDKPIVSVKGVSLIYSNGPALENIHFDVVVGERLAVIGPNGAGKSTLFKIIAGVLPPTEGRVEVYGNEPGKHICIAYVPQRSQVDWSFPVSVADVVMMGRIGKIGIFRRPTRKDWEIVYQALETVQLQDYAKRQIRQLSGGQQQRVFIARALAQEAELILMDEPFTGLDFPARQTILNILDILKEKHVTVLVALHDLKTAAEHFDRILLLNHRLIAIGQPSEVLIPSHLLYAYGGQLSLIPAEEGTWAMEDTCCEEGEHSHA
- a CDS encoding metal ABC transporter permease, whose protein sequence is MLDWLIQPLQYPFMVRGIGAAVLVGIVCAVVGSFIVLRGMAFFGDALAHAILPGLAVGYLVGGGDRQVLFWWALGTAIVSGLSIGAVSRSTRIREDTAIGIIFAGMFALGIALISTVRSYTVDLAHFLFGDILGVTSTDINLILIFSSVVIGLIFLFYKEFVLLSFDPVLATTLRLPVRFLDNLLLVLIAITIVVSLQTVGVALMVAMLITPAATAYLLSKRLPVMMTLAAIIASFSGIAGLYLSYYLNIASGAAIVLTTTFIFLLVWSAQVLWQQKSKKLD
- the malQ gene encoding 4-alpha-glucanotransferase, which gives rise to MKTLQGGKCVSGMPCNRIFPGAVQRRSTIAFIGFYGYNYTDFFEEKVMSLFKRASGILLHPTSLPGPDGIGDLGPEAYRWVNFLAESGCSLWQILPLGPTGFGDSPYQCFSAFAGNPYLVSPALLLDEGLLTSEDLADRPEFPASRVDYGPVIQWKLTLLDRAYVRFKRSTSQKRKAAFEAFKEEQRAWLLDFSLFMAIKEAHGGASWDYWPEPLRKRDPEALNAFHRAHEVDVERHSFRQFLFFRQWQALRQYAHEKGVQIIGDVPIFVAYDSADVWSHPDLFYLDETGKPTVVAGVPPDYFSATGQLWGNPLYRWDYHRETGFAWWLERLKATFAMVDIVRLDHFRGFAGYWEVPYGMPTAEKGRWVPGPGIALFEAIRNALGGLPIIAEDLGEITPDVIELREQLGLPGMKIFQFAFASDADDPFLPHNYVQNCVAYTGTHDNDTAIGWYNSAPEKERDFVRRYLARSGEDIAWDMIRAVWSSVAMFAIAPLQDFLKLGPEARMNYPGRPAGNWGWRYEAFMLDDGLKNRIKEINYLYGRLPEHMKPPKVVKKWT
- a CDS encoding metal ABC transporter substrate-binding protein; translated protein: MYTKNFLKILFVLVLGSVLMGCQTVSTSPAENGRLSVAATTSIVADVVQQIGGDSINVHQVIPNGTDPHSFSPTPRDLSQISGVKVVFVNGAGLEETLLKVLKNTVPDATLIEVSQNNPLIEGHEHPHGDEAGMGETHTTEGEEGHPLDPHTWTDPNNVMQWVDIIVTELSRLDPAHQQMYQKNGEAYKNQLKEADGWIQEQVAQIPAENRKLVTDHLAWGYFAKRYGFEQIGAIIPGFSTLAEPSAQEIAALEEQIRSQNIRAIFVGNQSNPALAKRIAEDTGAKVVPLYVGTLSDSDGPAATYLAYLRYNVNAIVDALK
- a CDS encoding Fur family transcriptional regulator — encoded protein: MMEHSASDLPSQWLQALQNDGCRITHARRAIVNLLIQSDRALGPIEIYDLARKEYSALGLVTVYRTLEKLEELGLIQRVHMPDGCHRYLKSAQGHEHLLLCTKCGKTVTFRGDDLNQLNLNVSQKTGFVIHDHWLQLFGLCPKCQGNT
- the ppgK gene encoding polyphosphate--glucose phosphotransferase, giving the protein MEILGIDIGGSGIKGAPVDVETGQLTAERYRLPTPENALPEEVALVVAQIVEHFQWKGRVGAGFPAAIKHGVAQTAANIHPTWIGLHAGNLFSEKCGCPVSVLNDADAAGLAEMIFGAGKGQKGVVLMITIGTGIGTALFTDGILVPNTELGHIEIRGKDAEQRSSEAARQRKDWTWQQWAKRLNEHLERLEALFWPDLFILGGGAVKNHEKFFPYLKLRTPFVAAKLGNLAGIVGAAWYAHTQETQA
- a CDS encoding glycogen synthase, encoding MAQPFRVLMVSAEAEPYVKVGGLGDVAGSLPKALLKLPKDVLEGNSLDVRLVLPFHPVIAREVAAQEPLVVVQVPKREGTVEARIYLSEIAGYPVYLIDGEPISRASTVYSLDSAQDADKYIFFSLAVLEMIQALGWKPHVLHAHDWHTAIAVYELARRRDQDDFYRGIKSLFTIHNLPYMGAGAEKVLPEYAIPPSEDIRLPWWGKSLPLPMALSTADFLSTVSPTYSREMLTSEFGCGLEDFLRSRSSTLFGILNGLDTQIWNPQEDSFILRKFSAENPRDRLPNKQALLDQLGLVPEEEAPLLGLIGRFDRQKGIDLAIGALRMMAEQPWQAVLLGSGDPVLEESARNLEREFPERVRVVIKFDLRLSHQIYAGADMLLMPSRYEPCGLAQLIAMRYGCIPVARATGGLRDTISDLPDPSMSTGFLFNEATPEALAEALRRAIVAYEDSTGWEMRQRNAMQQDFSWSRSAQEYYRLYRLLWL
- a CDS encoding superoxide dismutase — encoded protein: MAFELPPLPYAYDALEPYIDARTVELHYSKHHMTYLNNLNTALEKAPQFFEWPLEKILSHLDEIPEEIRMTVRNNGGGVFNHNIYWAIMGPNRGGEPVGNLARAIEKTFGSFASFKEQLEKAGLGRFGSGWAWLSKKADGTLVIHSTPNQDTPLAEGLYPIIGVDVWEHAYYLKYQNRRAEYLSNWWNLVNWEEAEKRYNGK
- a CDS encoding 4Fe-4S dicluster domain-containing protein, which encodes MTHVITSLCLRDGGCATVCPVECIVPGQPVDEWPWYYIDPDTCIDCGACVPECPWEAIFPEDEVPSQFKAKEGQRLSMPVGTPGFDQVYDGVNHDGDPVHLEATKVLHAGEVVDLTPAIEINREFFTKGPGYSAAK